One Ardenticatenales bacterium DNA segment encodes these proteins:
- a CDS encoding exo-alpha-sialidase produces MRRWILVMCWLGVGVWALARAPEVKLSATEARKEAGQAAVVAAAAEAATRQPDGFDLERRWSGHDDWEPATAVDPNGGAVYQMTTRYNGPPPCPTCPLPALIFRRSLDGGATWEPDQFLAQTQRSQNDPQIAVDANGTVHVAWLHDYVPGVTYQQSHDGGQSWSAPILVAPQDGEPPQWSDRPVLLISPDGMDVYVAFNARASYVAASHDGGLSFAPPVRTSSVLRYWFHSGGAVAADGTAYVAAASYRSDYTGNSRLYVLRSTDGGASWDTKLVDVSAEMPACDWSPGCYLGFLGPSMGLAVDRVGTVLVAYHAGISPQSPQQLYIRASEDGGLTWSGRRQISSQDPAVNNAFPAVAAGPAPDDFRVIWQDDRIREQTGWNTWYRRTTDGGQTWSLPVRLSNQPFGASYKDWAGYAFPYGDYLELEVGDDGTNYAIWGEGGSYDGPGGTWYTRGQENR; encoded by the coding sequence ATGCGGCGTTGGATTCTGGTGATGTGCTGGTTGGGCGTGGGGGTGTGGGCGCTGGCGCGCGCGCCGGAGGTAAAGCTGTCCGCCACGGAGGCGCGCAAGGAAGCGGGGCAGGCGGCGGTGGTCGCAGCGGCGGCGGAAGCGGCGACGCGGCAGCCGGATGGGTTTGACCTGGAGCGGCGGTGGAGCGGACATGACGATTGGGAGCCGGCGACGGCGGTGGACCCGAACGGGGGCGCGGTGTACCAGATGACGACGCGCTACAACGGTCCACCACCCTGTCCCACGTGCCCATTGCCGGCATTAATCTTTCGTCGTTCGCTGGATGGCGGCGCCACCTGGGAGCCGGACCAGTTCCTGGCGCAGACGCAGCGCAGCCAAAATGACCCGCAAATTGCCGTGGACGCCAACGGCACGGTGCATGTTGCCTGGCTGCACGATTACGTCCCCGGCGTCACCTACCAGCAGTCGCACGATGGGGGGCAGAGCTGGTCCGCGCCCATCCTGGTGGCCCCGCAAGATGGGGAGCCGCCACAGTGGTCGGACAGGCCGGTGCTACTGATTTCGCCGGATGGGATGGACGTGTACGTGGCCTTTAATGCGCGCGCGAGTTATGTGGCCGCGTCGCACGATGGCGGGCTGAGTTTTGCCCCGCCGGTGCGCACGAGCAGCGTTTTGCGCTACTGGTTCCACAGTGGCGGCGCGGTGGCGGCGGATGGCACGGCGTATGTGGCGGCGGCTTCGTACCGTTCGGATTATACGGGCAACAGCCGCCTTTATGTGCTACGTTCGACGGATGGGGGCGCGAGTTGGGATACAAAGTTGGTGGATGTGTCGGCGGAAATGCCGGCATGTGACTGGTCCCCCGGCTGTTATCTCGGTTTCCTGGGGCCGTCGATGGGGCTGGCCGTAGATAGGGTGGGGACGGTGTTGGTGGCGTATCATGCCGGCATTTCCCCCCAATCCCCGCAGCAACTCTACATCCGCGCCTCCGAAGATGGTGGTCTCACCTGGAGCGGACGGCGGCAAATCTCCAGCCAGGACCCCGCCGTCAACAACGCCTTCCCCGCCGTGGCCGCCGGCCCCGCGCCCGACGACTTCCGCGTCATCTGGCAGGACGACCGCATCCGCGAGCAGACCGGCTGGAACACCTGGTATCGCCGCACCACGGACGGCGGGCAGACGTGGAGCCTGCCTGTTCGCCTCTCCAACCAACCCTTTGGCGCATCCTACAAAGATTGGGCCGGCTATGCCTTCCCCTATGGCGATTATCTGGAACTGGAAGTTGGCGACGACGGAACGAACTACGCCATCTGGGGCGAAGGCGGCAGTTATGACGGGCCGGGCGGTACGTGGTATACGCGCGGCCAGGAGAATCGTTAA
- a CDS encoding DUF433 domain-containing protein codes for MAIQLQTEIPPLYQDVSGALRVGDSRVLLEIVINAFEDGATPEAIVQRYPTVTLADAYAVIAYYLRHREDIEVYLAEREGLAKSVQRRIENQQGSATEMRNRLLARLQDKI; via the coding sequence ATGGCCATACAACTACAAACCGAGATCCCGCCTCTTTATCAAGATGTGTCAGGCGCGCTCCGTGTGGGGGATTCCCGCGTGTTGCTGGAGATCGTTATTAACGCCTTTGAAGATGGGGCAACCCCCGAAGCCATCGTGCAGCGTTATCCGACAGTGACATTGGCTGATGCCTACGCGGTCATTGCTTACTACTTGCGTCATCGGGAAGACATTGAGGTTTACCTGGCGGAACGCGAAGGTCTGGCCAAGAGCGTGCAACGGCGCATTGAAAATCAGCAAGGAAGCGCCACGGAAATGCGCAACCGTTTATTAGCCCGCCTGCAAGACAAGATTTAA
- the metH gene encoding methionine synthase: MHRTTRLQEELARRILILDGAMGTMIQSYQLDEAGYRGARFANYHRDVKGNNDLLVLTQPDIIHAIHRAYLEAGADIIETNTFNATAISQADYGMEALCYEINRAAAEIACAARDEYERAAADGRPRFVAGALGPTNKTASISPDLSNLGYRNVTFHELADAYYTAARGLVEGGADLLLVETIFDTLNAKAAIFAILKYFDESGRRLPIMISGTITDASGRTLSGQTTEAFWNSVAHAQPLVVGLNCALGAREMRPHLEEISRIANTYVSVYPNAGLPNEFGEYDETPRITAHILREFAESGFVNVVGGCCGTTPAHIRAVAAAVRDLPPRPVPHIPPMCRLSGLEPLNISRQLNFVNIGERTNVTGSRKFARLIREERYEEALSVARQQVESGAQMIDVNMDEGMLDAEKAMTTFLYLIASEPDIARVPIVIDSSKWSVIEAGLKCAQGKCVVNSISLKEGEAEFMRQARLARRYGAAVIVMAFDEEGQADSVARKFSICRRAYRLLTEQVGFPPQDIIFDPNIFAVGTGIEEHNEYALAYFEAVRLIKRQLPYALVSGGVSNVSFAFRGNDAVREAIHAAFLYHAIDAGMDMGIVNAGQLAIYEELDKELLRRVEDVLFNRRADATERLVAFAETVRGERQAAQADLAWRQLPVAARLTHALVQGIGDYIVADTEEARQQFARPIEVIEGPLMDGMNVVGDLFGAGKMFLPQVVKSARVMKQAVAHLVPFIEAEKAAGASRSQGKILLATVKGDVHDIGKNIVGVVLGCNGYEVIDLGVMVPAAKILETARREQVDIIGLSGLITPSLEEMRHVAREMEREGMETPLLIGGATTSKIHTAVKIAPGYSRGSVIHVTDASRAVGVVARLLSDDLRPALLAEVGGEYEAVRRQHAGKRARTRLISLDTARQNKFRIDWSQYQPPRPRRLGLTVFADYDLAELRPYIDWTPFFRTWELVGPYPRILEDPVVGETASHLFRDAQAMLDCLISEKGLAARAVIGLFPANSVEDDDIAVYADEARGERVATLHMLRQQMEKPPGRPNLCLADFVAPAGSGVGDYVGMFAVNAGIHLHQLSQRFHAVHDDYNRILAQALADRLAEALAERMHERVRREFWGYAPDEALSNEALIKEQYRGIRPAPGYPACPDHTEKEQLFALLDAPRNAGLTLTENYAMSPAAAVSGYYFAQPAAAYFGLGRIGKDQVADYARRKGMTVAEVERWLAPNLHDAEES, from the coding sequence ATGCACCGAACAACACGCTTACAAGAAGAACTGGCGCGGCGGATTTTGATTCTGGATGGGGCCATGGGCACAATGATCCAAAGCTACCAACTGGACGAGGCCGGCTATCGTGGGGCGCGCTTCGCCAATTACCACCGCGACGTGAAAGGCAACAACGACCTGCTCGTTCTCACACAGCCGGACATCATCCACGCCATTCACCGCGCCTATCTGGAAGCGGGCGCGGACATCATCGAGACCAACACCTTCAACGCTACCGCCATTTCGCAGGCGGATTATGGCATGGAAGCCTTGTGCTACGAGATCAACCGCGCGGCGGCGGAGATCGCCTGTGCCGCCCGTGACGAATATGAACGGGCGGCGGCGGATGGTCGCCCCCGCTTCGTGGCCGGCGCGCTCGGTCCCACGAACAAAACCGCCTCCATCTCCCCCGACCTCAGCAACCTGGGGTATCGCAACGTCACCTTCCACGAACTGGCAGACGCCTACTACACCGCCGCGCGTGGGCTGGTCGAGGGGGGCGCGGATTTGCTGTTGGTAGAGACGATTTTCGACACCCTCAACGCCAAAGCCGCCATTTTTGCTATCCTCAAATACTTCGACGAAAGCGGTCGGCGGCTGCCGATCATGATTTCGGGCACAATCACGGACGCCAGCGGGCGCACCCTCTCCGGGCAGACCACGGAAGCGTTCTGGAATTCGGTGGCGCACGCGCAGCCGCTGGTCGTGGGGCTGAACTGCGCCCTGGGCGCGCGGGAGATGCGTCCTCACCTGGAGGAAATCAGCCGCATCGCTAACACTTACGTCAGCGTCTACCCAAATGCGGGGCTGCCCAACGAATTTGGCGAATATGACGAAACGCCGCGGATAACGGCGCATATTTTGCGCGAATTCGCCGAAAGCGGCTTCGTGAATGTCGTTGGCGGCTGCTGCGGCACGACGCCCGCGCACATCCGCGCCGTGGCCGCCGCCGTGCGCGACCTGCCGCCGCGCCCGGTTCCCCACATTCCGCCTATGTGCCGCCTTAGCGGGTTGGAGCCGCTAAATATCTCTCGCCAGTTGAACTTCGTGAACATCGGCGAACGCACCAACGTCACCGGCTCGCGCAAATTTGCCCGCCTCATCCGCGAGGAGCGGTACGAGGAGGCGCTGAGCGTGGCGCGGCAGCAGGTGGAGAGCGGGGCGCAAATGATTGACGTGAACATGGACGAGGGGATGCTGGACGCCGAAAAAGCGATGACCACGTTCCTCTACCTGATCGCCAGCGAGCCAGACATCGCCCGCGTGCCCATTGTCATTGACTCGTCCAAATGGTCGGTGATCGAAGCGGGACTGAAGTGCGCCCAGGGTAAGTGCGTGGTCAACTCCATCAGCCTGAAGGAAGGGGAAGCGGAATTTATGCGCCAGGCGAGGCTGGCGCGGCGCTATGGCGCGGCGGTGATTGTGATGGCCTTTGACGAGGAAGGGCAGGCGGACAGCGTGGCGCGCAAATTCAGCATCTGCCGGCGCGCCTATCGCCTGCTCACGGAGCAGGTGGGGTTTCCGCCGCAGGACATCATTTTCGACCCCAATATTTTCGCCGTGGGTACGGGCATTGAGGAACATAACGAGTACGCCCTGGCCTACTTCGAGGCGGTGCGCCTGATTAAGCGGCAGTTGCCGTACGCGCTGGTCAGCGGCGGCGTCAGCAATGTGTCCTTTGCCTTTCGCGGCAACGACGCGGTGCGCGAGGCGATTCACGCTGCTTTTTTGTATCACGCGATAGATGCCGGCATGGACATGGGCATCGTCAACGCGGGACAACTCGCCATCTACGAAGAACTGGACAAAGAACTGCTGCGGCGCGTGGAAGACGTCCTCTTTAACCGCCGCGCCGACGCCACCGAGCGGCTGGTGGCCTTTGCGGAGACCGTGCGTGGCGAACGGCAGGCGGCGCAGGCGGATCTGGCGTGGCGGCAGTTGCCCGTGGCCGCACGGCTGACGCACGCCCTGGTGCAGGGCATCGGGGATTACATCGTGGCGGATACGGAAGAGGCGCGGCAGCAGTTTGCGCGCCCGATTGAGGTGATTGAAGGGCCGCTGATGGACGGCATGAACGTGGTGGGAGACCTTTTCGGCGCGGGGAAAATGTTCTTGCCGCAGGTCGTAAAAAGCGCGCGCGTCATGAAACAGGCGGTTGCCCACCTGGTCCCATTTATTGAAGCGGAAAAGGCGGCGGGCGCTAGTCGTTCTCAGGGCAAAATCCTGCTGGCGACGGTGAAGGGGGACGTCCACGACATCGGCAAGAATATCGTAGGGGTGGTGCTGGGCTGCAACGGCTACGAGGTGATTGACCTGGGGGTGATGGTCCCGGCGGCGAAAATTCTGGAGACGGCGCGGCGGGAGCAGGTGGACATCATCGGCCTGAGCGGGTTGATCACGCCGTCGCTGGAGGAGATGCGGCACGTGGCGCGGGAGATGGAGCGGGAAGGGATGGAGACGCCGCTGCTGATTGGCGGGGCGACGACTTCCAAAATTCATACGGCGGTGAAGATTGCGCCGGGCTATAGCCGTGGCTCGGTGATTCACGTGACGGATGCGTCGCGGGCGGTGGGGGTGGTGGCGCGGCTGTTGAGCGACGATTTGCGCCCGGCTTTGCTGGCGGAGGTGGGGGGGGAATATGAGGCGGTGCGGCGGCAACATGCCGGCAAACGCGCCCGCACGCGCCTCATTTCCCTGGATACCGCCCGCCAGAACAAATTCCGCATTGACTGGAGCCAGTACCAACCGCCGCGCCCGCGCCGCCTCGGTCTCACCGTTTTTGCCGATTACGACCTGGCGGAATTGCGCCCCTACATTGACTGGACCCCCTTCTTCCGCACGTGGGAACTGGTAGGGCCATATCCACGCATTCTGGAAGACCCGGTTGTGGGCGAAACGGCCAGCCACCTGTTCCGCGACGCGCAGGCGATGCTGGACTGCCTCATCAGCGAGAAGGGGCTGGCGGCGCGGGCGGTGATTGGCCTGTTCCCGGCGAACAGCGTGGAGGATGATGACATTGCCGTGTATGCGGATGAGGCGCGGGGGGAGCGCGTGGCGACGCTGCACATGCTGCGGCAGCAGATGGAGAAGCCGCCGGGGCGGCCCAATTTGTGCCTGGCGGATTTTGTGGCGCCGGCGGGGTCGGGGGTGGGGGATTATGTGGGGATGTTTGCGGTGAATGCCGGCATTCACCTCCACCAACTCTCCCAACGCTTCCACGCCGTCCACGACGACTACAACCGCATCCTGGCGCAGGCGCTGGCGGATCGGCTGGCGGAAGCACTGGCCGAGCGCATGCACGAACGCGTGCGGCGCGAATTCTGGGGATACGCCCCCGACGAGGCGTTGTCCAACGAAGCCCTGATCAAAGAGCAATATCGCGGCATCCGTCCCGCGCCCGGCTACCCCGCCTGCCCCGATCACACGGAAAAAGAGCAGCTTTTCGCTCTGCTGGACGCCCCGCGGAACGCCGGACTCACCCTCACCGAAAACTACGCCATGTCCCCCGCCGCTGCCGTCAGCGGTTATTACTTCGCCCAACCCGCCGCCGCCTACTTTGGTTTGGGGCGCATCGGCAAAGACCAGGTCGCCGACTACGCGCGGCGCAAAGGCATGACTGTAGCGGAAGTAGAACGATGGCTGGCCCCCAATTTGCACGACGCGGAAGAAAGTTAA
- a CDS encoding Uma2 family endonuclease has translation MSPTKPKHGNVEYRVSKLIGDFVETHDLGDVFVGEVGVYTQRNPDTVRGADVVFISHAQYERSAAGDFFTVAPELVVEILPPDDRWSHVRQKLREYFGIGVRIVLVVDVKEAVIELYRSPTNVQELRAGDVLTMEDVLPGLSLPVEKLLGE, from the coding sequence ATGAGTCCAACGAAACCAAAACATGGCAATGTTGAATATCGCGTGAGCAAACTCATAGGTGATTTTGTAGAAACGCATGATTTGGGCGACGTTTTTGTCGGCGAAGTTGGCGTTTATACACAGCGGAACCCGGACACGGTACGGGGCGCGGATGTCGTTTTCATTTCCCATGCGCAGTATGAGCGGTCGGCGGCGGGTGATTTTTTCACCGTGGCCCCGGAGTTGGTGGTGGAGATTTTGCCGCCTGATGATCGCTGGAGCCACGTGCGCCAAAAGCTGCGCGAATACTTTGGGATTGGGGTGCGCATTGTCCTGGTGGTGGACGTGAAGGAAGCGGTGATTGAGCTTTATCGTTCACCGACGAATGTACAGGAATTGCGGGCAGGGGATGTGTTGACGATGGAAGATGTTCTGCCGGGATTGTCCCTGCCCGTGGAGAAACTGCTGGGAGAGTAG
- a CDS encoding molybdopterin-dependent oxidoreductase: protein MPQRHPLPSLVAAPGWSRRHFLRLAGGAAVSLLIGCRPQSTPIPLPTSSPAVAPTPTPPATATSPRAIRITPTADFYEQQYQGVAEVDVDSWRLTIDGLVRRPLTLDDAAVRALPRAEMMRTLECIGNPVGGNQIGNANWAGFWLADVLAQAGVRAEARRARLLAADGYETSVDAARLMEPGVLMAYEMNGEPLTPAHGFPLRIFLPGRYGQKMPKWITRLALIADADHRGYWEQRGWSDEAVVKTNSQIVSPAHISRLPLGDVAIDGVAYAGIRPITRVEIGIESGGNPPAWQDATLLPGPSAEVWTQFYHTWRPTAATSYTLYVRATDSDGFRQNEIGRGILEGAFPDGTDKIQNIVVQIG, encoded by the coding sequence ATGCCTCAGCGTCATCCGCTCCCATCGCTCGTCGCGGCTCCCGGCTGGAGCCGCCGCCACTTTCTGCGTCTGGCGGGCGGGGCCGCCGTGTCCTTGCTCATTGGCTGTCGCCCGCAAAGCACGCCCATCCCGCTCCCCACAAGTTCGCCTGCCGTCGCGCCGACCCCCACGCCGCCGGCCACGGCCACGTCGCCGCGCGCCATCCGGATCACGCCCACGGCTGATTTCTATGAGCAGCAGTATCAGGGGGTGGCGGAAGTGGATGTGGATAGCTGGCGATTGACGATTGATGGCCTGGTGCGCCGCCCGCTGACGCTGGATGACGCAGCGGTGCGGGCACTGCCGCGCGCGGAAATGATGCGCACGCTGGAATGTATTGGCAATCCGGTAGGGGGCAACCAGATTGGCAACGCTAACTGGGCCGGTTTCTGGCTGGCGGATGTGCTGGCGCAGGCGGGGGTGCGAGCGGAGGCGCGGCGGGCGCGGTTGCTGGCGGCGGACGGATACGAAACGTCCGTAGACGCGGCCCGCCTGATGGAGCCGGGCGTGCTGATGGCGTATGAGATGAATGGGGAGCCGTTGACCCCCGCGCATGGCTTCCCGCTGCGCATTTTCCTGCCCGGCCGCTATGGACAGAAGATGCCGAAGTGGATCACGCGGCTGGCGTTGATTGCCGACGCGGATCATCGGGGGTATTGGGAGCAGCGCGGCTGGTCGGATGAAGCGGTGGTGAAGACGAATTCGCAGATTGTGTCGCCGGCGCATATCAGCCGGCTGCCGTTGGGGGATGTGGCGATTGATGGGGTGGCTTATGCCGGCATTCGCCCCATCACCCGCGTCGAAATTGGCATCGAATCCGGCGGTAATCCCCCCGCCTGGCAAGACGCCACGCTGCTGCCCGGCCCCTCCGCGGAAGTCTGGACCCAATTCTACCACACCTGGCGCCCCACCGCGGCCACCAGCTACACCCTGTATGTGCGCGCCACGGACAGCGACGGCTTCAGGCAAAACGAAATCGGGCGCGGCATTCTCGAAGGCGCTTTCCCCGATGGCACAGACAAAATACAGAACATCGTTGTACAAATTGGATGA
- a CDS encoding response regulator transcription factor, which yields MLKESEDILVVDDEASVVEVVSLYLKRDGFRVRQARSGRAALAAIQEKMPALVILDVMLPELDGLEIMRRLRQQNQESPPVILLTARGQETDRIYGLEMGADDYVTKPFSPAELVARVRAVLRRARGNQNAQADRETIQFHNLVINPLTRQVTVRGDNIELTATEFNLLHFMAQHPRQVFSRDQLLENVWGFAEYVDPSTVTVHIRRLREKIEEDASRPQWLLTVWGVGYRFDPGQ from the coding sequence ATGTTAAAAGAATCAGAAGACATTTTGGTGGTGGATGATGAGGCTTCGGTGGTAGAGGTGGTTAGTCTGTATCTGAAGCGGGATGGTTTTCGTGTGCGGCAGGCGCGCAGCGGGCGGGCGGCATTGGCGGCGATTCAGGAGAAAATGCCGGCACTCGTCATCCTCGATGTGATGCTCCCCGAACTGGACGGTCTGGAAATCATGCGCCGATTGCGGCAACAAAACCAGGAATCGCCCCCCGTCATCCTCCTCACCGCGCGCGGCCAGGAAACCGACCGCATCTACGGCCTGGAGATGGGCGCGGACGATTACGTCACCAAGCCCTTTTCCCCCGCCGAACTCGTCGCCCGCGTGCGCGCCGTGTTGCGCCGCGCGCGTGGCAACCAAAACGCGCAGGCCGACCGCGAAACCATCCAGTTCCACAACCTGGTGATCAACCCGCTCACGCGCCAGGTGACGGTGCGTGGCGATAACATCGAACTGACCGCTACGGAGTTCAACCTGCTGCATTTTATGGCGCAGCACCCGCGCCAGGTGTTCAGCCGCGACCAACTGCTGGAAAACGTGTGGGGATTCGCCGAATACGTCGATCCCAGCACGGTCACGGTGCATATTCGCCGCCTGCGCGAGAAAATCGAGGAGGACGCCAGCCGCCCGCAATGGCTGCTGACTGTGTGGGGCGTCGGATACCGGTTTGATCCGGGGCAGTAG
- a CDS encoding HAMP domain-containing protein, which translates to MESTTGRTAQSSNFNLLSWLSASPGQVLIAGVLLALLVTVAVVRWAMNPPLGEVVTLVQTLAATSFASLGVGFILYRRGWTRSPSLSLTLIAAYVIAALLTWVNVWVMARLMFASAHDLTLAMVLLLFSGIIATTFGIFVAASVTDGLRQLAQVARRLAQGNLSARAAVSGRDEVAQVAQSFNVMAAQLEETARQREELEAMRRDLVAWVSHDLRTPLTSIRALVEALSDGVVTDPETVQRYYRTIRADVLSLNTLINDLFELAQFDAGLVLEKSPYSLGDLISDALESFRGLSMVKNVEIVGSVGADVDPVLLNAPKLGRVLSNLLGNAVKYTPAGGRVEVSAARVGAWVRVTVADSGPGFLAADLPRVFEKFYRGEQARSRATGGAGLGLALACRIVEAHDGRIWAENRAEGGALVGFELPA; encoded by the coding sequence ATGGAAAGCACGACAGGGCGGACGGCCCAATCGTCGAATTTTAACTTGTTGAGCTGGCTTAGCGCGTCGCCGGGACAAGTGCTGATCGCCGGCGTGCTGCTGGCGCTGCTCGTCACGGTTGCCGTCGTGCGCTGGGCCATGAACCCGCCGCTGGGCGAGGTCGTTACCCTGGTGCAGACGCTGGCCGCCACATCCTTTGCCTCACTGGGCGTCGGCTTCATCCTTTACCGCCGTGGCTGGACGCGCTCCCCCTCGCTCAGCCTGACGCTGATCGCCGCCTACGTCATCGCCGCCCTGCTCACCTGGGTCAACGTGTGGGTAATGGCTCGCCTGATGTTCGCCAGTGCCCACGATCTGACATTGGCGATGGTGCTGCTGCTCTTTTCAGGCATTATTGCCACTACCTTTGGCATTTTTGTGGCCGCCAGCGTTACGGACGGGTTGCGCCAACTGGCGCAAGTGGCCCGGCGCCTGGCGCAGGGCAACCTCAGCGCCCGTGCGGCGGTGTCTGGGCGGGATGAGGTGGCGCAGGTGGCGCAAAGTTTTAACGTGATGGCGGCGCAGTTGGAGGAGACGGCGCGGCAGCGGGAAGAGCTGGAAGCGATGCGCCGTGACCTGGTGGCCTGGGTGTCGCATGATTTGCGCACGCCGCTGACGAGCATTCGCGCTCTGGTGGAAGCCCTCAGCGATGGCGTGGTTACGGACCCGGAGACGGTGCAGCGGTATTACCGCACCATTCGCGCCGATGTGCTGTCGCTGAATACGTTGATCAACGATTTGTTTGAATTGGCGCAGTTTGACGCGGGCCTGGTGTTGGAGAAGTCGCCTTACTCGCTGGGCGACCTCATTTCGGATGCGTTGGAGAGTTTTCGCGGCCTGAGCATGGTGAAAAACGTGGAAATTGTGGGTTCGGTGGGGGCGGACGTGGACCCGGTGCTGTTGAACGCGCCGAAATTGGGGCGCGTCCTCTCCAATTTGCTGGGCAATGCGGTGAAGTATACGCCGGCGGGCGGGCGCGTGGAGGTGAGCGCGGCGCGGGTGGGGGCGTGGGTGCGGGTGACGGTGGCGGATAGTGGTCCCGGATTTTTGGCCGCGGATTTGCCGCGTGTGTTTGAGAAGTTTTATCGGGGGGAGCAGGCGCGTTCGCGGGCGACGGGGGGGGCGGGCCTGGGGTTGGCGCTGGCGTGCCGCATTGTGGAGGCGCACGATGGGCGCATTTGGGCGGAGAATCGGGCGGAAGGGGGGGCGTTGGTGGGGTTTGAATTGCCGGCATAA
- a CDS encoding phosphotransferase, translating to MNDANDKHLTEIGRELLRQMAPDCELLSIAPLPGSYSNETHLLTARAPAGDALRLAVRRYAVFGDYDRGEKARREFKTLELLHGQGIPVPTPFFLDDAGVVLGTPGIVTRYVPGELVLSPADPIDWAEKLARMLARIHAVPVGGAARSFLLDADAEASWFLRPEAPPAFMRAHPDGEAVWGTAWALWSRARRESPGLVHVDYWSGNVLWDGGEIAAVVDWEEAAWGDAGIDVAYARMEMFLLGLDAAADVFLRVYEAERGRRVANLVLWELAAAARPMFSPEGWVSEMPASRRFHQFIERSRALAAV from the coding sequence ATGAACGACGCTAATGACAAGCATTTGACCGAAATAGGGCGGGAACTGCTGCGGCAAATGGCTCCTGACTGCGAATTGCTGTCCATTGCGCCCCTGCCCGGCAGTTATTCGAACGAAACGCACCTGCTCACGGCTCGCGCGCCCGCCGGAGACGCGCTGCGCCTGGCGGTGCGCCGGTACGCGGTGTTTGGCGATTACGACCGGGGGGAAAAGGCGCGGCGCGAGTTTAAGACGCTGGAGCTTTTACACGGGCAAGGCATCCCCGTTCCCACCCCGTTTTTTTTGGATGATGCCGGCGTGGTCCTGGGCACGCCGGGCATTGTCACCCGATATGTGCCTGGCGAACTGGTTCTGTCTCCGGCGGACCCTATCGACTGGGCGGAGAAGTTGGCCCGGATGTTGGCGAGAATCCACGCGGTTCCCGTTGGCGGCGCGGCGCGGTCATTCTTGCTGGATGCGGACGCGGAGGCGAGTTGGTTTTTGCGGCCAGAGGCGCCACCCGCGTTTATGCGGGCGCACCCAGATGGGGAAGCGGTGTGGGGGACGGCGTGGGCGTTGTGGTCGCGCGCGCGGCGGGAGTCCCCGGGGTTGGTGCATGTGGATTACTGGTCGGGTAATGTGTTGTGGGATGGGGGGGAGATTGCGGCGGTGGTGGATTGGGAGGAGGCGGCCTGGGGAGATGCCGGCATTGACGTGGCCTACGCGCGCATGGAAATGTTCCTCCTGGGCCTGGACGCGGCGGCGGATGTCTTTTTGCGTGTCTATGAGGCGGAAAGGGGGCGGCGCGTTGCCAATCTGGTCTTGTGGGAACTGGCAGCGGCGGCCAGGCCTATGTTTAGTCCGGAGGGGTGGGTCTCGGAAATGCCGGCAAGCCGGCGGTTCCACCAATTCATCGAGCGAAGTCGCGCGCTTGCCGCCGTTTGA
- a CDS encoding PH domain-containing protein produces the protein MMVKDMQSRIKAKVWQAIAKGDVSVEGIPQSTLEPLVDLVTDTALMELDDYLEQTYQSNQPEKPAAETLDESDHADEEVLWRGRPFLSIGVEYIITNERIRVVEGVLGKSREDIELVRVQDIDQSQRFTERMFNLGDIIIRSHDTSNPSLVLNNIKDPQRVHEILRRAVLKAREKYRLYYREEM, from the coding sequence ATGATGGTGAAAGATATGCAATCTCGCATCAAGGCAAAGGTCTGGCAGGCTATCGCCAAAGGAGACGTGTCCGTGGAGGGTATCCCCCAATCCACACTGGAGCCATTAGTGGACCTGGTCACGGATACGGCGCTGATGGAATTGGACGATTACCTGGAGCAAACGTATCAAAGCAATCAGCCGGAGAAACCGGCGGCGGAAACGTTGGACGAATCGGACCATGCGGACGAAGAGGTGTTATGGCGCGGGCGTCCTTTTCTCTCCATCGGCGTGGAATACATCATCACCAACGAGCGTATCCGCGTTGTTGAAGGGGTGTTGGGCAAGAGCCGCGAGGATATTGAGCTGGTGCGGGTGCAGGACATCGACCAGAGCCAGCGGTTCACGGAGCGGATGTTCAATCTGGGCGATATTATCATCCGCAGCCACGATACCAGCAATCCTTCACTGGTGCTGAACAACATCAAGGATCCGCAGCGCGTACATGAGATTTTGCGCCGCGCGGTGTTGAAAGCGCGCGAGAAGTACCGCCTCTATTACCGCGAGGAGATGTAG
- a CDS encoding FmdB family transcriptional regulator produces the protein MPIYTYKCANCGHVFEASQRMSDDPLDECPICMGSVRRVINSVGVVFKGQGFYVTDNRRSTTLPSTSGAGEANAGKSESATSDTTSSSKPETTTPAKSPSSESAPA, from the coding sequence ATGCCAATCTATACGTACAAATGCGCAAATTGTGGGCACGTTTTTGAGGCCAGCCAGCGCATGTCAGATGATCCCCTGGATGAATGCCCGATCTGTATGGGCAGCGTGCGCCGCGTGATCAACAGCGTGGGGGTGGTTTTTAAGGGGCAGGGCTTCTATGTGACTGATAATCGTCGCAGTACGACGCTTCCAAGTACGTCCGGAGCTGGTGAGGCAAATGCCGGCAAAAGCGAATCCGCCACCTCCGACACCACCTCATCCAGTAAACCGGAAACCACCACTCCCGCTAAATCCCCTTCGTCAGAAAGTGCGCCAGCCTGA